The following proteins come from a genomic window of Larimichthys crocea isolate SSNF chromosome XV, L_crocea_2.0, whole genome shotgun sequence:
- the dnajc22 gene encoding dnaJ homolog subfamily C member 22 → MVKRLIVAYALWAVGGPLGLHHLYLGRDRHALLWMLTLGGFGFGWVREIIRMPAYVAEANQDATNMAPPSVGPVRFAGQVCVGIYFGTVALIGLNSLSFFYLIVLPLCVGAGVHLVSSVGQQTSDLQKTLTACLITSPIFYGSTLSPLPISLAASVTATQHCRYKPPQKPRSKQELGPRLFVLGLSWLAFSAPLGYCIFHNTTATLYYLSDCLAALLDIFWFLPWLRSVLEYILLMPYRILCFFTGGSYYEEAWKKVLEILLREYTEREKEALQVLSLEVEASLEDITRSYRELAKTWHPDHNPSKNAEEMFMKIQEAYEVLLRRHRPHRFK, encoded by the exons ATGGTAAAACGTTTAATTGTAGCCTATGCCCTGTGGGCAGTAGGTGGGCCTTTGGGCCTACACCATTTATATTTAGGAAGAGACAGACATGCTCTGTTATGGATGTTAACCCTGGGAGGATTTGGCTTTGGCTGGGTCAGAGAGATCATACGTATGCCTGCATATGTTGCTGAGGCCAATCAAGATGCTACCAACATGGCCCCTCCATCTGTAGGCCCTGTCAGATTTGctggacaggtgtgtgttgggATCTACTTTGGCACCGTGGCTCTGATAGGATTGAACTCCCTCAGTTTCTTCTACTTGATTGTTCTGCCGCTCTGTGTGGGTGCAGGGGTACATCTGGTGTCCAGTGTTGGCCAGCAGACCTCGGATCTCCAAAAAACCTTGACTGCATGTCTTATAACCTCCCCAATATTCTATGGCAGCACCTTATCACCTCTCCCTATAAGCCTGGCTGCCAGTGTTACTGCTACACAGCACTGCAGGTACAAACCTCCACAGAAACCCAGGAGCAAACAGGAACTAG GTCCACGGCTTTTTGTGCTCGGCCTATCCTGGCTGGCTTTCTCTGCTCCGCTTGGTTACTGCATTTTCCATAACACCACAGCCACACTATACTACCTGTCTGACTGTTTAGCAGCACTGCTggatattttctggtttctgccTTGGCTCCGAAGTGTCTTGGAGTACATTCTTTTAATGCCTTATCggatcttgtgtttttttactggtgGGAGTTACTATGAAGAAGCTTGGAAGAAGGTGCTAGAAATACTGCTCAGAGAgtacactgagagagagaaagaggcactgCAG GTGTTATCACTGGAAGTAGAGGCCTCTCTTGAAGACATAACTCGCAGCTACCGGGAGCTGGCCAAGACGTGGCATCCAGACCACAACCCCAGCAAGAATGCTGAGGAAATGTTTATGAAGATTCAAGAGGCTTATGAAGTCCTTCTACGCCGGCACAGACCTCATCGATTCAAATAG
- the ikzf4 gene encoding zinc finger protein Eos, producing MNADDCNGRSYAQGNEGESSTEQDFYGGLQGPSARSPNSQQSSPHRSLSANSIKVELCSDDESPGAPQPEKREAVRDDSRKDDRGDPMEEGSAEYAGAGRNRASVYNEMASPNAASPGPIRLPNGKLQCEVCGMICIGPNVLMVHKRSHTGERPFQCNQCGASFTQKGNLLRHIKLHSGEKPFKCPICNYACRRRDALAGHLRTHAVSSPTVGKLFKCSYCSRSYKQQSTLEEHLERCHSYLKSLDHQTAVNTPITQGEESVNMETVTKPVLQPSNEKIQHVDRLAISITKRKRSTPQKFLGEKHMRLDLPEAPYELSSGSEKEGDLTSSQPAGDSAGLPGSHLQGSRGKGENHESTALSQLHPAFLSELRTVMGSINSNATPQGPRAHGGVGPTVMPHGLAGREAVEGRDDQPLTHSHTTSPNGCPDSTDTESTAEEQSTRATAPTSTSNNHHLHYQTLTLPRSHPTSSPSQAKDLDQEWERACPVPPTIVKRSPGSLLSSRETMQVLDRDGRPVHSFYCRHCRILFLDHVMFTIHMGCHGFHQPFECNICGHHSQDRYEFLSHISRGEHQVG from the exons ATGAATGCTGATGACTGCAATGGACGCTCATATGCACAAG gtAATGAAGGAGAGTCATCAACAGAACAGGATTTTTATGGCGGGTTGCAGGGTCCTTCAGCGAGATCTCCAAACAGTCAGCAGTCCTCACCACACCGCTCTCTTAGTG CAAACTCCATTAAGGTTGAGCTGTGCAGCGATGATGAGTCACCAGGTGCTCCACAgccagagaaaagagaggctgTGAGGGACGATAGTAGGAAGGATGACAGAGGGGATCCCATGGAAGAAGGGAGCGCAGAATACGCAGGGGCAGGAAGAAACAGAGCGAGCGTTTACAATGAGATGGCCAGTCCAAACGCTGCTTCACCAGGACCTATCAGGCTGCCCAACGGGAAGCTCCAGTGTGAGGTGTGTGGGATGATCTGCATCGGACCCAACGTGCTGATGGTGCACAAGCGTAGccacacag GTGAGAGGCCGTTCCAGTGTAACCAGTGTGGAGCTTCCTTTACCCAGAAGGGGAACTTGTTGCGCCACATAAAGCTGCACTCAGGAGAAAAGCCTTTTAAGTGTCCCATTTGCAATTATGCTTGTCGCAGGAGAGATGCCTTGGCTGGACATCTACGCACACATGCAG TTTCTTCTCCAACGGTGGGAAAACTTTTCAAGTGCAGCTACTGCAGTCGCAGCTACAAACAACAGAGCACATTGGAGGAACATCTAGAGCGCTGCCATAGTTATCTGAAGAGTTTGGATCACCAGACAGCAGTCAACACACCAATAACACAGG gtgAAGAGTCAGTAAATATGGAGACAGTTACTAAACCTGTGCTCCAGCCATCGAATGAAAAAATCCAGCATGTGGATAGACTGGCTATTAGCATCACCAAACGCAAGAGGTCAACACCACAGAAGTTTTtgg GTGAAAAGCACATGCGCCTTGACCTACCTGAAGCACCTTATGAATTGTCCTCTGGCTCTGAGAAGGAAGGGGACCTCACAAGCTCTCAGCCTGCTGGAGACTCTGCTGGGTTGCCTGGTTCACATCTCCAAGGCAGTAGGGGTAAAGGGGAGAACCATGAGTCAACTGCACTGTCCCAGCTCCATCCTGCCTTCCTGTCAGAGCTACGCACAGTTATGGGCTCCATCAACAGCAATGCGACTCCTCAGGGCCCCCGAGCCCATGGTGGAGTAGGGCCGACAGTAATGCCTCATGGCCTGGCTGGGCGGGAGGCAGTTGAAGGCCGTGATGACCAACCGTTAACCCATAGCCACACCACCTCGCCCAATGGCTGCCCCGACtctacagacacagagagcacagcagAAGAGCAGAGCACAAGGGCTACAGCCCCGACAAGTACCTCCAACAACCACCACCTCCACTACCAAACCCTCACACTGCCCCGCAGCCATCCCACCTCCAGTCCCAGCCAGGCCAAAGACTTGGACCAAGAGTGGGAGAGAGCGTGTCCTGTACCCCCCACCATAGTGAAGAGGAGCCCTGGCTCACTTCTTTCTTCTAGGGAGACTATGCAGGTGTTAGACAGGGATGGTCGGCCTGTGCACTCCTTCTACTGCCGGCACTGTCGCATCCTCTTCCTGGACCATGTCATGTTCACCATCCACATGGGTTGTCATGGCTTCCATCAACCCTTTGAGTGCAACATTTGTGGCCACCATAGCCAGGACCGCTACGAGTTCTTGTCTCACATCAGCCGTGGAGAGCATCAGGTGGGCTGA
- the LOC104933368 gene encoding zinc finger protein Eos, with translation MASPNAASPGPIRLPNGKLQCEVCGMICIGPNVLMVHKRSHTGERPFQCNQCGVSFTQKGNLLRHIKLHSGEKPFKCPICNYACRGRDALAGHLRTHAGAGQDVASRPQPQQEC, from the exons ATGGCCAGTCCAAACGCTGCTTCACCAGGACCTATCAGGCTGCCCAACGGGAAGCTCCAGTGTGAGGTGTGTGGGATGATCTGCATCGGACCCAACGTGCTGATGGTGCACAAGCGTAGccacacag GTGAGAGGCCGTTCCAGTGTAACCAGTGTGGAGTTTCCTTTACCCAGAAGGGGAACTTGTTGCGCCACATAAAGTTGCACTCAGGAGAAAAGCCTTTTAAGTGTCCCATTTGCAACTATGCTTGTCGCGGGAGAGATGCCTTGGCTGGACATCTACGCACACATGCAG GAGCTGGCCAAGACGTGGCATCCAGACCACAACCCCAGCAAGAATGCTGA